In Massilia sp. METH4, the genomic window AGTTCCTGCGCCAGCGTGCGCTGGAAGGCATTGCGGTCGACGCCGTCGCGCAATTTCAGGTCCACGCGCGAGAGCTTGCCGAGGCGGTCGAAGCGCCACTGCGCCGCGCCGATGTCCATCACGGCCAGGCGCTGGCCCACGCGCGCGCGCTGCAGCGAGCCGGCCACGCGCAGCGTGATCGTGCCGGTGCCCGCCATGAAGACGATCGAACCGCCGGCTTTCGCATCGAGCCATTGCTGCGCAGCCGGCGACAGGAACAGCGCGTCGCTGGCCAGCGTGTCGATTGCGACGCCGCTCTCCGGCGCGCCGATCAGGTCGGGCGCGATGTAGCCGACCCGGAACACGTCCAGGCCGAGTATTTTCAAGGGCTCGCGCCCGCCCGGCAGCGAGGCGTTGATCTCGAGCACCGGCGAGGCGACCGCCACTTCGGGCCGCGCGGCCAGGCGGGGGTAGATGTCTTCGTCGAACAGGGGTTCGGCGCCGGACACCTGCACGTCGGCCTGGCCGGACAGGCTTTGCACGGCCGCCGAAAATTCATTGAACGCCGCGGCGTTGATGAGGTGGATGGCGAAACCGAGCGCGACGCCGACGGCGATCGCGGCGATGGCGGTGAGGGCGCGGACCGGGTGCGCCCGCCATTCGCCCAGCAGCAGCCAGCGGGAGAGAACACGGAACGACGTCACTGGCACTCCGCCGCATGGCGCTCGGCGGCGCGGGCCGCTTTCAGCCGGGCCGCGTCGGCGCCTTGCGCGGTGGCGCGGCGCGCGTCGTCGGCCGCCCATTTGCTCGCGCGCTGCAATCTGGCGCACTGCTCGCGCCGCCGTGCGGCCTGGCGCTCACGGGCCGCATCGAGGCGGTCTTCCCGCGCTTCGCGGAGCTTGCGTTCCTGTTGCAGCCTGGCCGCCTCCACCTGCATGCGTTCCAGTTCGCCCGGTTCGGGCTGCATTGCCGGAGCGTCCTGCGCCTTCATGACGGTCTGCGTGCCGCGCGCGCATGGCGCCTCGCTGTACGTGACTTTCCCGCCGTCGACGCACTTGTACATCTGCGCGTGGGCGGGCAGGGCGGCCGCGAGGGAAGCAATGGCCAGGAGAACCCTCACAGGATCTTCCCGGGGTTCATGATGTTGGATGGGTCCAGCGCGGCCTTGATGGCCCGCATCAGGTTCAATTCCACTGGCGACTTGTAGCGCGCCAGTTCGTCGCGCTTGAGCGCGCCGATGCCGTGTTCGGCCGAGATCGAGCCGCCGAAGGCCACGACGGCGTCATGCACCACGCGATTGACGCTCTCCTGGTTGACGAGGAAGGCTTCGTTGCCGATGCCCGCCGGCGGCGCCACGTTGAAGTGCAGGTTGCCGTCGCCCAGGTGGCCGAAGCAGACCAGCCGGCAGCCCGGGAAGGCCTGTTGCAGCAGCGGTTCCGCATGGGCGATGAAATCGGCGATGCGCGAGACCGGCAGCGAGATATCGTGCTTGATGTTCTTGCCGTCCGCCGCCTGGGCCAGCGGAATGTGTTCGCGCAGTTGCCAAAGCCCGCGCGATTGCGCGACGGAGGTCGCGACCGCCGCGTCGCGCACGATGCCTGCCTCGTAGGCCGCGCCGATCGCGCCTTCGAGCAGGGCGACCGCATGCGCTTCCGATTCGCTGCTGGATATCTCCAGCAACGCGTATTCGGGATGCGGCCCGGCGAACGGGCGCGGCAGCTGCGGGAAATGCCTGGCCACGAGCTCCAGGCTGAACGCCGACATCAGCTCGAAGCCGGTCAGGCTGGCGCCGGCACGGTCCTGGACCAGGGAGAGCAGCCGCAGCGCATCCGCCGGGGAAGCCAGGGCGGCCAGCGCCGTGATCGACGCCTTCGGCGCGGGGAACAGCTTCATCACGGCGCCGGTGATGATGCCCAGCGTGCCTTCCGCGCCGATGTACAGGTCGCGCAGGTCATAGCCGGTATTATCCTTGCGCAGGCCGCGCAGGCCCGACCAGATCTCGCCCTGCGGCGTGACGACCTCGAGGCCCAGGCACAGTTCCCGGGTGTTGCCGTAGCGTAGAACGCCCGTGCCGCCGGCATTCGTGGACAGGTTGCCGCCGATCGTGCAACTGCCTTCGGCGGCCAGCGACAGCGGGAACAGGCAGCCTTGCGCGGCGGCCGCTTCCTGCAACTGTTGCAGGATGACGCCGGCATCGACGGTGGCCGTGCGGTTGACGGGATCCAGCGCGCGGATGCGGTTCAGGCGCGCCAGCGACAGGACGACGGCGCTGCCGCTCGCATCGGGCACGCTGCCCAGCACCAGGCCGGTATTGCCGCCTTGCGGCACGACCGGCACGGCATCAAGCGCGCACAGGCGCACCAGTTGCGCGACTTCGTCGACGCTGCCCGGCCGCAGCACGGCGCGCGCGCTGCCCGTGAAGCGGCCGCGCCAGTCGCGCAGGAAGGGTGCCATGTCGGCGGGCGCGTCGAGCACGAAGGCGGCGCCGGCGATGGCGCGGCAGCGGTCCAGGAAGGCGCTCATTCGTTAGACAGCCATCTATTTGCTGTGCCCGTTGCGGCTGCGCGCCACCTTGTCCAGCAGTTCCTGCGCGGCCTTCCTGGCAGCTCGTTTATATGGGTGCACGTACAGCAGCGCGCAGCAGAAGAATACGAGAACGAGGGCCGCTTCGCCCCAGCCAAGCCAGGGCATCGTCTGGTCGCTGTAGCCGCGCACCACGCCCTCGGCCAGGTAGGCGAGGATCATCATCGACGACCATTGCAGCGTGTACAGGTCGCGCTTGAGTACGCCTACCAGGGGGAACAGCAGCGGCACGGCCTTCAGCACCAGCCATGAGCCGCCCGGCTTCAGGGGCGCCAGCCAGGTTTCCCACAGCAGGCACCAGGCGATCAGCGCGGCCACGCTGGCCAGCGCTCCCCACCACAACACCTTTTGCCGGGTGCCGTTCATTACCGCTCCCGCAATTTCACGGCCGTTTCGGCCAGGCGCTTGCCGAGGGCGACGGCGATGCGCTTTTCCTCGTCCGTCACTGGCTTGCGGCCATCGACGCCGGCCCAGTGGCTGGCGCCGTACGGGGTGCCGCCGGACGACGTCGTCATCAGGTCGGGGTGGGTGTAGGGCAGGCCGATCACCATCAGGCCGTGGTGCAGCAACGGAATCATCATCGACAGCAAGGTCGATTCCTGGCCGCCATGCAGGCTGCCGGTGGATGTGAACACGCAGGCGGGCTTGCCGGCCAGGCTGCCGGACAGCCACTGGCTCGACGTGCCATCCCAGAAATACTTCATGGCCGACGCCATGTTGCCGAAGCGGGTGGGGGAGCCGACGGCGATGCCGGCGCATTCTTCCAGGTCCGCCAGTTCCACATAGGGCGCGCCGTCGGCGGGCACGTCGGGCTGCGTGGCTTCCGTGACCGTGGAGACGGCGGGCACCGTGCGCAGCCGCGCGTCGCACCCTGGCACGCTCTCGATGCCCTGGGCGATCAGCTCGGCCAGGCGGCGCGTGGCGCCATGCCGGGAATAGAACAAAACAAGGATAATCAGGTTGGGCGCGTTCATCGTTGGTATTATAGAACGCTTTACACCATGGCCAGGGGCCGGAACCATTTGAACCAGCGTATCGTCACCCTATACCAATACATGGCGCGCCGTTGCAACGACGGCGTGGCCGAACTGCGGTCCCTGTCGTGGGCCGAAGTGCGCGACCTGTGCCTGTTCGCGCGGCGCCGCTTGCGCGAGGAAAGCCTGCCCCAGGTTGCCGGCGGGCTCACCTTCACCACCGTGTTCGCGCTGGTGCCGGTGCTCACGATCGCGCTGGCCGTGTTCACCACGTTCCCGATGTTCAAGACTTTCCGCACGGCGCTGGAAGCGTATTTCATCCAGAGCGTGATGCCGAAGGCGATCTCGAACACGATCCTGTCCTATCTGACCACGTTCGCTTCGCAGGCCACCCGGCTGTCAGCCGTGGGTGCGGTCACGCTGGTGGCGACGTCGGTCGCGATGATGGGCATGATCGAGCGCGTGTTCAACCGCATCTGGCGCGTGAAGGCCGAGCGGCGCTGGACGCGCCGCATCCTCGTCTACTGGGCGCTGATCACGCTGGGGCCGCTGGTCATCGGCGTGTCGATCTCGCTGTCCACGGACTTCTTTTCCGCGACCTCGAGCCTGGTGGGCAATGTGTTCGGCGCGCTGGCGTATTCGATCCTGTCGCTGCTCCTCACCTCGGCCGGTTTCACGTTTCTCTACATCGCCGTCCCCAACAAGGTGGTGGACTGGCGCGATGCGCTGGCCGGCGGCGTGCTGGCCGGGCTCGCGTTCGAGCTGGCCAAGCGCGGCTTCGCCGTGTTCATCACGGAATTTCCCACCTATTCGCGCATCTACGGGGCGCTGGCGGCGCTGCCGCTGTTCCTGCTGTGGGTCTATCTGTCATGGCTGATCACGCTGGTGGGCGCGCTGCTGGTGGCGGCGCTGCCGGTCGTCAAGTACGAGCGCTGGTGGTACGAGCCCGTGCCGGGCGGGGCGTTCGTCGATGCGATGGCCGTGCTGAAGGTGTTGCACGGCGCCAGCCGCTATGCCGACACGGCGCTGGTGTCGTCCACGACGATCCGGGCGCGCACGCGGCTGGGTTTCGACGAGCTCGACAGCCTGCTGGACCGCATGGCCGAGAAGGGCTGGGTGGGCCGGGTTCGCGGCGAGCCCGTGCCGCGCGTGCAGTTCGGCAAGCACGTGAACGACACGGGCGACAATTGGGTATTGCTGGCCAACCCCGAGACGCTGACCCTGGCCGAAGTCTACCGGCTGTTCGTGTTCGGCGGCATGCTCGTCAACGCGGGCGTGGCGCAGGAGTCCAGCGACCCGCGCGACGTGGCCGCGCGCCGCGATGCGGCGCGGCTGGCACGCAATGTCGAGGACGCGGTGGAAGCGGGCCTCGGGCTCACGCTGGCCGACCATTTCGGCCCGGCGGTCGGGCGCGAGGAGGACCCGATCCCCTGCTGAAACGGAACAGTTCGGGTGTCGATACCGGCATGCATGCCTCGCGCGCTGGATTTTTTCACCCGCATACGCTACATTGCCCCAGAAGGCATAGAATAAAAAACACCTCATACACGGACAGGACGGGCACCATGAAAGTCTCAGAAATCCTTCAAGTCAAGGGTAACATCCTCTACACGATCACGCCGGACCAGCCGCTGGTGGAAGCCGCCACCACGATGGCCGAGAAGGATATCGGTTCGCTCGTCGTGATGGAATATGGCGACCTGGTGGGCATGCTGACGTTCCGCGAAGTGCTCAAGGCGCTGCAGGAGAACGCCGGTTCCGTGGGCGGCGGCACGGTCCGCAAGCACATGGACGACCACCCGATCACGGTGACCCCCGACACGGAGGTCAACGAAGTGCGCCGCATCATGCTGGAAAAGCACGCGCGCTACCTGCCCGTGATGAATGCCAAGACGCTGCTGGGCGTGATCTCGTTCTATGACGTGGCCCGCGCCGTGCTGGAAGCGCAGAGCTTCGAGAACCGCATGCTGAAGGCGTATATCCGGGATTGGCCGGCCGAGCAGGACGAGACGACGAGCTGACCGGCTCGCGTCCGCCAACGAAACGCTGCCCCGGCAGCGTTTTTTGTTGCCTGAAAAATGGGGACAGACCCCCATTTTCCAGGCAATGTTTCCCGTTAAATGGGGTACGTCCCCATTTTTGGAGCAATATTTGCCCGGTTAGGCGCGCAGCCGGGCCTGGCCGGACAGCCAGTCCGACAACTCTCCCGCCCCCATCGGCCGGGCAAACAGATACCCCTGAGCCAGCGGGCAGCCGAGGTTGTGCAGCACGCGCGCCTGCATCTCGTCCTCGACGCCCTCCGCGACGACGGACAAGCCCAGGTTGCGCCCGAGCTGGATGACCATCTCGGCGATGCTGCTGCCGCGCGACGACCCGGTGATCTCGGTCACGAACGCGCGGTCGATCTTCAGCCGGTCGAGCCGCAGCCGCTGCAGGTGCGACAGCGACGAGAAGCCGGTGCCGAAATCGTCGATGGCGATGTGCACGCCCGTTTCCTTCACCTGGGCCAGCATGGCGATGAAGGTTTCCGGCTCTTCCATGGCCATCGATTCCGTGATCTCCAGTTCCACGTAGCGGGGCGGGGCGCCCGTGTCGGCCAGCGCGCGCCGCAGCACCTGCAGGAATTGCGGGTGGCGGAACTGCACCTGCGAGACATTGATCGACATCGTGAAATCATGGTGACCGGCGGCGCGCAGGCGCACCAGCTCGGCGCAGGCCGTGCGCAGCACCCATTCGCCGATATCGACGATCAGCCCGGAATACTCGGCGATGGGAATGAAGCGGTCGGGCGGCACGAACTTGCCGTCGGCGGTGCGCCAGCGCAGCAGCGCTTCCGCGCCGACCGGGCGGCGGGTGGCGAGGTCCATCTGCGGCTGGTAGGCCAGGAACAGCTCATGGCTGCCGAACGCCGAGCGCAGCGCATGCATCATGCGCACCCGCTCGCGGATCTCGACGCCCATATTGCGCGTGAAATAGAAGTGGCCGGCCCGCTGCTGCGACTTGGCGCGCTTCAGGGCGATGTCGGCATCCTTCAACGCATCGGTACCGCTGCCGTCGTGCTCGGCCAGCCGCACCAGCCCAAGCGTGGCGCTGACCTGCACCGTCTGGCCTTCGATCACGAACGGTTCCTGGAACAGCGGCAGGATGCCGGCCGGGTGCACCTGCGACGAGTCTCCCAGCACGCAGAAGATGTCGCCGCCGATGCGGGCCACCGTCAGCTGCCGCGCCAGGCAGTTCTGCAGGCGCACCGCCACTGCCGCCAGCAGCTGGTCGCCGAAGGCGTGGCCCAGCGCATCGTTGGTTTCGGCGAAATGGTCCAGGTCGACGAGGCACAGCGTGGCCTCGTCGCGCGCCGGACCGGCCAGCGTGGCGTCCAGGATCTCGATCAGCCGGGTGCGGTTCGGCAGCTTCGACAGCGTGTCGTAGAAGGCCGCCTCGTGAAGGTGGGACAGCAGTTCGACATTGTCCAGGCCCACCGCCACGTTGGCCGCAAACACTTCGAGCAACCGTTCTTCCAGCTCGGTGGCCGGGCGCACGAGATCGAGCAGGGCGGCGAAGCTGCGGCCGGTCTTGCCGGCCAGGTACAGGGCCACGGCATCGTTTGCATGGACGTTGCGCCGTTCCGCCAATGCGCGCGCCAGTAGCGGTGGCAGCGCGGGTTCCGTATCGGTGCCCAGCTGCCCGCCCTCGATCGCACGCCAGGCCCCGCAGGCGGCCACCACATGGGCCGCAGCGCCGTCGCCGCGCGCGCACAGCATGCCGCTGGCCGGCTGCCCCAGCAGCGCCGCAGCCTGCAGCAGGGCGCCACCGGCGAAGTCGCGCACGCCGTGCAGGGCCATCAGCGCCGTGCCCGCCTCGACGATGCGGTTCAGGCCGCGCCGGCTGTCGTCGATGCGCCGGATCTGCTCGTAGGAGCGGATGGCCGCCGTCACCGTCGTGTACAGCTTGATGCGGGTGAGCTCGGACTTGGTCTTGTAGTCGTTGATGTCGAAGTCGCGGATCGCGTCGATCTCGGGCGCATAGCCGGGCTGGCCGGTGCGCAGGATGATGCGCACGTCCGCCAGCTTCAGCGTCTCGCGGATGTGCCGCACCAGATGGAGGCCGGCGTCGTCCTGCTCCATGACCACGTCGAGGAGGACCACGGCGATGTCCTGTTCGTGGGCGAGCAGTTCGCGCGCCTGCGCGGCCGAGTAGGCGTGCACGAATTCCAGCGGCCGGCCCTGCATGTCCAGGTTGCCGAGCGCGAAGGTGGTAGTCGAATGCACGTCCTCGTCGTCGTCGACGATCATTACCCGCCATGCGGCGCGGCGCGCGGCGGCGGGTTGCGGCGGCGGCTCGTCCAGGAAGACCAGCTCATCCTGGCCGCCGATGGGAGTGCTCGATGGGGGCATGCGTCCTTCTCCAGATGGTGTCTTCCCGGCCCTTTATAGCGGATTGAACAGGATACCGGCGCAACTCCCACATTATAAGCACGGAATGGAATTGCTGCGCAGAAATAGTTACATTTGTCGCATGTTCCCGCAACAACCCCAATTGGCTGGATCAGCCGATGCTAAAGCGGTAAAATTGCCAGTTCCTTCGCTCTTTCAGATTGATCACATGTCCGGCAATTCCTTTGGCAAGCTGTTCACCGTAACGACTTTTGGCGAATCCCATGGACCGGCGATCGGTTGCGTCATCGATGGCTGCCCGCCGGGCCTGGCCTTGAGCGAGGCCGACATCCAGCCCGAGCTGGACCGCCGCAAGCCCGGCACGTCGCGCCACGTGACGCAGCGCCAGGAGCCGGACGCGGTGCAGATCCTCTCCGGCGTCTACGAAGGCGTGACCACGGGCACGCCGATCGCGCTGCTGATCCGCAACGAAGACCAGCGCAGCAAGGATTACGGCAATATCGCCGAGAGTTTCCGCCCCGGCCATGCCGATTACACGTACTGGCACAAGTACGGCGTGCGCGATCCGCGCGGCGGCGGCCGCTCGTCGGCACGCCTCACGGCGCCCGTGGTGGGTGCCGCGGCGATCGCCAAGAAATGGCTGAAGGAAAAATACGGCACCGAATTCGCCGGCTGCATGCGCCAGCTGGGCGACATCGACGTGCCGTTCCAGGATTTCAGCCATGTGGCCAATAATCCGTTTTTCGCGGCCACGGCGGACGCCGCGCTGATCGCACGGATGGAAAGCTATATGGACGACCTGCGCAAGGCCGGCGATTCGATCGGCGCGCGCATCGACGTGGTGGCGCGCAACGTGCCGGTGGGCCTGGGCCAGCCGATCTACGACAAGCTCGATGCCGACATCGCCTATGCAATGATGGGCATCAACGCCGTGAAGGGCGTGGAAATCGGCGCCGGCTTCGCGTCGGTCGCCCAGCGCGGCTCCGAGCACGGCGACGAACTGACGCCGCGGGGTTTCGGCAGCAACCATGCCGGCGGCGTGCTGGGTGGCATCTCGACGGGGCAGGACATCACCGTCTCGATCGCCATCAAGCCCACCTCGTCGATCCGCACGCCGCGCCAGTCCATCGACAAGGCCGGCAATCCGGTGATGGTGGAAACCTTCGGCCGCCACGATCCATGCGTGGGCATCCGCGCCACGCCGATCGCCGAGGCGATGCTGGCGCTGGTGCTGATGGACCATGCGCTGATGCACCGCGCCCAGTGCGGCGACGTGCAGGTGGGCACGCCGGATATCGCGCGCCAGTCTTGATCGGAAAACAGAAGCCTGGCCTGGCCCGCAGCGCCTGAATGGCTGGTGTCGGACACCTTCAGGTGTGCGACACCGGTTTTCCGCCGAAGATACCGGTTTTCCGCCGAAGATACCGGGTCCCCCGCGGTGACTGCCCGCTCCGCCCTCAGGCCGCGCGGCTGCTCAATATCTCGGCCTGGTGGCGCCGCTCGATGGTCCTCACCACCAGCGCGCGCAGCTCGTTGAGCAGCGTGAACTCTGCCTGCGACAGCTGGATCGGCGGGAACGTCTCGTCCCAGTCTCCATACAGGAAACCGGCCGGCTGCCCGTTGGCCGACAGCGGCAGGATCACGAAGCTGCGGGCCTCGGCCAGCCCGGTCTTCCACCACTGCGGCAGCTTGGCGGCGAATGCCGGATCGCGTGCGTTCTCGATGAAGATCACCCGGTCGCTGCCCAGCGCGGCGTGGAACACGTTCGGCTGATAGGTGTCCTCGAAGGACATGCCGGCCAGGGCCTCCTTGGCCAGGCTGCCGAAGCACATGCGCGCCGCGTAGCGGCCCTCGCGGCGGTTGCGCACGAAGGCGACTGCGCGCGAGAAATCGAGGGCCTTGTACACCGTTTCCAGTGCCGCGGACACCATCTGGCCAGGGCTGGCGCCGTCCAGCATGTCGCGCATGTCGGCGAGCCCGCTTTGCAGGATGCGATTGCCGGCCGCGCGCTGGCGCGTTTGCGCCATGGCCTTGGCGCGGCGCTCCAGCGGCTTGGACAGCGGCGCGATGGCCAGCTCCTCGGTGGCTGCCTCGCGGGCCTGGGCGATCGCTTCCTGCATCCGCTCGGGTTCGAGGCCCAGCAGCGGCGCGTAGGCTGCCGTCATGCGCAGTACTTCCGCGGCGCCGGCCGCATCGTCGTGCCATAGCGAGGACGCGCAGCGGCGCGCCAGCGTGGCGATGCCGGCCACCCAGTCGGCGGCCGGCAGCGGTGCCTGGCCTTCGTCTTTGGCCGCCTCGACGGTGCGCATGCCGGAGACGAGATTGCTCGGCAGGTTCCAGCGCTGGGCGGCGGCCATCCCGATGTCGGCCAGCGAGATGCCGAGCAGTTCCGGCGCCACTGCATCTTCGTTGCCTGGGCCGCCGCGCTGTTGGATCTTCATCCACAGCTCGGGCAGGTAGAAGGTCACCATCATGCGGCCCAGCGTATGCAGCATCGAGCACACCACGGCCTGTTCCGTGTGCGGACTGCGCACGGTGGCCGCGAGCTCGCGCGCCACCAGCCCGGCCAACACGGCCTTTTCCATCTCGATATGCGCCTGCCTGGAGTCGGTGCTGGCGGAGGCCAGTTCCTCGACCAGTTTCAGGCCCAACGCCAGGTGGCCGATGGCCTCCGTGCCCAGCACCAGCACGGCCTTGCTGACGGTGGCGACATGCTGGCCGAAGGCCGAATACATGCTGCTGTTAGCCAGGCGCAGTACCTTGTTGGTCAGCACCGGGTCCGACAGCACGGTCTCGGTCATCGAGAATTCGCCGTCCTCCTCGCCGCGCATGGCACCGAGCACGGCGCCGATGGCCTTCGCGAAGGCGGGCATGTCGCCCTGGCGGCGGGTGCGTTCCCACAGCAGGGCAAGCGTCTGCTCGCCGTGGGCACTGGTGGTCATTGCATCGATCGTCATTGGAGCGCCTGCTGCGCGCCGCCACGCGACACGTCTTCGTAGTGGCGCTCGGTGAGCGCCGCGATGGCCACGTTGGCGGCCATCGGTTTGCCCGTCAGGTAGCCCTGCACATAGCGGCAGCCGCGCTCGCGCATATAGGCAAGCTGGCCTTCGGTCTCGACGCCCTCGGCCACCACCGACAGCGACAGGTGGCGCGCCAGATCCAGCACGGCGTTGCAGATCGCGCCATCCTTTTCCGAGCCGGGCAGGTCGCGGATGAAGGCGCGGTCGATCTTCAGTACCGAGATCGGAAAGCGCTTCAGGTAAGCCAGCGAGGAGTAACCGGTGCCGAAATCGTCGATGGCGATGCGGGCGCGGCGTTCGGCCATCTTGCCGAGGATGGTTTCGGCATGGGCCGGGTCGATCATCAGCGTGCCCTCGGTGATTTCGAGCACGAGCTGTTCGCCGGACAGGCCGGAAAAGGAGATGGCATCGTCTAGCACGTCGAGAAACTTGTCGCTGCGAAATTGGCGGGGGCTGATATTAACAGAGATATACAAGGGTCGTTTCGCCGCCTCCTGGAATTGCCTGAGCTGCACGCAGGCCGCCTTCAGCGCCCACGCTCCCAGCAGGCTGATGAGGCCATTCGTTTCGGCGATGGGAATGAACTGGGCCGGCGATACCATGCCCAGCGTGGGGTGCTTCCATCGCATCAGCGTCTCGAAGCCCTCGATCTCGCGCGTTTGGGCGTCGACGATCGGCTGGTAGTGCAGCACGAACTCGCCCTCGCGCACGGCCTGGAACATGGCCGCCTCCAGCGATATGTCGTGCTCCGTCGGGCTGTTGTGCCGGGGGCTGTAGACGACGCAGCGCGCCTTGCCCGTTTCCTTGGCCCGCGACAGGGCGGCATCGGCCAGCGCGACGAGCCGCACGTCATCTTCCGCGTGCTGCGGGTAGACGGCCACGCCGAGCGAGGCGCCGACGTAGATCGTGTGCGCGCCGACTTCGAAGGGCGATTGCAGCGTCGCCAGCAGGCGCCCCGTGACGAGGCGGATCTGCTGTTCGTTGAACGTGCCCGGCAGCACCGCCACGAATTCGTCGCCGCCCACGCGCGCCAGCGTATCGCTGTCGCGCAAGGTCTTGCGCAGGCGCGCGGCGGCCATGCGCAGCACGGCGTCGCCGGTCGGGTGGCCGAGGCCGTCGTTGACTTTCTTGAAGCCGTCGAGCCCGATGGCGGCCACGGCAAAGCCCTGGCCCGAGCGCCGCGCCTGGGCGATGGTCATGCGGATCCGGTCCGCCAGCAGCAGGCGGTTCGGCAATTCGGTCAGCGCGTCGTGCGTGGCCATGTGCCGCAAGCGCTCCTCCGTGGCTTGCTGGGCCGACAGGTTGCGGCCCACCACCAGCATGCCGGTCGAGCCATCGGCATTCGCATGGGTGGAAAAGCGCAGGTCGAACCACACGTCGCTGTCCGGCTGCTGCACGCGCAATTCCAGGCGCGCCACGCCCTTTTTCGACAAACCCGCCAGCGTGGCCTTCAGGGCCGCCTGGTCCAGTTCCGAGACGAAGGCGGCCAGCGGCTGGCCGAGCACCATGCGCCCGGGGCCGAGCAGCGCCAGCGCACGGCGGCTGGCGAACAGCACGCGCCCGGGGGCATCGAGCCTGAACACGATGTCGCCGGCTTCTTCGAGCAGGCCGTCGACGGCGTGCCGGGCATTCTCCGGCAATGGCGTGGTGGGACTGGAAAGCATGGGGCGCGTGCTCAGGTATGGAAATCTCGTCGGTAAACTGCCGCAACCTGCGAACCGAGTCGAGAAGGGCGGGTCACGTTTGCGTGAATGTATCATTTTACGCGCGGAAATTACATGAAATCGAGCAACATTTACGATGGAGGCGTAAAAAATGTTGTTGAGATGAGTGATTCTCATTACTCCTTGCAGCCATCTCGCCGTACCGGCTGTCCGTTGTTCTTGCGATACCCACCCCTTTCCGCTAGGCTGGCTAAAAACACAATTCCGGCTGGGATACCCAGGGAGGCAGGGATGCAGGGTTTCGACACGCACGAGGTCTTCAACGCGGTGCCGCCGTTCGGCAACGTCAACCTGTTTGCCTGCGACCCGGCGCTGCGCGAAGCCGTCGAGCGCGAAGGCGGCGCGGCCGCCGTACCCGGTTTGCTGGAGCTGGGGGCGGAGCTGGGCCGCGATGAGACGCTCGACCTCGCCAGACTGGCCAACCTGCATGCACCCGTGCTCCATACCTTCGACCGCACCGGCCGGCGGATCGACGAGGTGGAATTCCACCCCGCCTGGCATGCGCTGATGGAGCTGCTGGTCAAGGCCGGCGCCCATGCCTCGCCTTGGGATGGCAGCGAGCCGGCCGGGCAGGTGGCCCGGGCCGCGCGGTACATCCTGTTCGGCCAGGTCGAGAATGGCTCGCAATGCCCGGTCACGATGACGTATGCGAGCGTGCCGGCCCTGCGGCAATCGCCGGCGCTGGCGGCACGCTGGGTGCCGAAGATCCTCGCCCGCGAGTACGATCCCCGGCCGCTGCCGATCGAGCACAAGGCGGGCGTCCTGATCGGCATGGGAATGACGGAAAAGCAGGGCGGTTCCGACGTGCGCAGCAATACCACGCGCGCCGAGCCGCTGGCGCCGGGCGAAGCGCGCGCGATCTTCGGCGAGGATGCAGAAGGCGTCTATCGGCTGGTCGGCC contains:
- a CDS encoding EAL domain-containing protein, whose amino-acid sequence is MPPSSTPIGGQDELVFLDEPPPQPAAARRAAWRVMIVDDDEDVHSTTTFALGNLDMQGRPLEFVHAYSAAQARELLAHEQDIAVVLLDVVMEQDDAGLHLVRHIRETLKLADVRIILRTGQPGYAPEIDAIRDFDINDYKTKSELTRIKLYTTVTAAIRSYEQIRRIDDSRRGLNRIVEAGTALMALHGVRDFAGGALLQAAALLGQPASGMLCARGDGAAAHVVAACGAWRAIEGGQLGTDTEPALPPLLARALAERRNVHANDAVALYLAGKTGRSFAALLDLVRPATELEERLLEVFAANVAVGLDNVELLSHLHEAAFYDTLSKLPNRTRLIEILDATLAGPARDEATLCLVDLDHFAETNDALGHAFGDQLLAAVAVRLQNCLARQLTVARIGGDIFCVLGDSSQVHPAGILPLFQEPFVIEGQTVQVSATLGLVRLAEHDGSGTDALKDADIALKRAKSQQRAGHFYFTRNMGVEIRERVRMMHALRSAFGSHELFLAYQPQMDLATRRPVGAEALLRWRTADGKFVPPDRFIPIAEYSGLIVDIGEWVLRTACAELVRLRAAGHHDFTMSINVSQVQFRHPQFLQVLRRALADTGAPPRYVELEITESMAMEEPETFIAMLAQVKETGVHIAIDDFGTGFSSLSHLQRLRLDRLKIDRAFVTEITGSSRGSSIAEMVIQLGRNLGLSVVAEGVEDEMQARVLHNLGCPLAQGYLFARPMGAGELSDWLSGQARLRA
- the aroC gene encoding chorismate synthase, whose amino-acid sequence is MSGNSFGKLFTVTTFGESHGPAIGCVIDGCPPGLALSEADIQPELDRRKPGTSRHVTQRQEPDAVQILSGVYEGVTTGTPIALLIRNEDQRSKDYGNIAESFRPGHADYTYWHKYGVRDPRGGGRSSARLTAPVVGAAAIAKKWLKEKYGTEFAGCMRQLGDIDVPFQDFSHVANNPFFAATADAALIARMESYMDDLRKAGDSIGARIDVVARNVPVGLGQPIYDKLDADIAYAMMGINAVKGVEIGAGFASVAQRGSEHGDELTPRGFGSNHAGGVLGGISTGQDITVSIAIKPTSSIRTPRQSIDKAGNPVMVETFGRHDPCVGIRATPIAEAMLALVLMDHALMHRAQCGDVQVGTPDIARQS
- a CDS encoding HDOD domain-containing protein, which translates into the protein MTIDAMTTSAHGEQTLALLWERTRRQGDMPAFAKAIGAVLGAMRGEEDGEFSMTETVLSDPVLTNKVLRLANSSMYSAFGQHVATVSKAVLVLGTEAIGHLALGLKLVEELASASTDSRQAHIEMEKAVLAGLVARELAATVRSPHTEQAVVCSMLHTLGRMMVTFYLPELWMKIQQRGGPGNEDAVAPELLGISLADIGMAAAQRWNLPSNLVSGMRTVEAAKDEGQAPLPAADWVAGIATLARRCASSLWHDDAAGAAEVLRMTAAYAPLLGLEPERMQEAIAQAREAATEELAIAPLSKPLERRAKAMAQTRQRAAGNRILQSGLADMRDMLDGASPGQMVSAALETVYKALDFSRAVAFVRNRREGRYAARMCFGSLAKEALAGMSFEDTYQPNVFHAALGSDRVIFIENARDPAFAAKLPQWWKTGLAEARSFVILPLSANGQPAGFLYGDWDETFPPIQLSQAEFTLLNELRALVVRTIERRHQAEILSSRAA
- a CDS encoding GGDEF domain-containing protein — protein: MLSSPTTPLPENARHAVDGLLEEAGDIVFRLDAPGRVLFASRRALALLGPGRMVLGQPLAAFVSELDQAALKATLAGLSKKGVARLELRVQQPDSDVWFDLRFSTHANADGSTGMLVVGRNLSAQQATEERLRHMATHDALTELPNRLLLADRIRMTIAQARRSGQGFAVAAIGLDGFKKVNDGLGHPTGDAVLRMAAARLRKTLRDSDTLARVGGDEFVAVLPGTFNEQQIRLVTGRLLATLQSPFEVGAHTIYVGASLGVAVYPQHAEDDVRLVALADAALSRAKETGKARCVVYSPRHNSPTEHDISLEAAMFQAVREGEFVLHYQPIVDAQTREIEGFETLMRWKHPTLGMVSPAQFIPIAETNGLISLLGAWALKAACVQLRQFQEAAKRPLYISVNISPRQFRSDKFLDVLDDAISFSGLSGEQLVLEITEGTLMIDPAHAETILGKMAERRARIAIDDFGTGYSSLAYLKRFPISVLKIDRAFIRDLPGSEKDGAICNAVLDLARHLSLSVVAEGVETEGQLAYMRERGCRYVQGYLTGKPMAANVAIAALTERHYEDVSRGGAQQALQ